One window from the genome of Terrimicrobium sacchariphilum encodes:
- a CDS encoding DUF362 domain-containing protein, producing the protein MAQSDLPPPPPKSKVYYAIDGSALSEGNRANPRTVQRMVDSLICNLAQKPTVAQAWAKYVTPSDVVGIKVSASGQATSGTHPEVVDAIARGLIESGVPARNIIVWDRNIDDLLAAGFRKDNPLYILQGIDPQNGYDQDAQVSAPVLGKLIWGDSQFGKRDGSRISDRLSNGDQLSSRSFFAKVLSKSVTKVINVPAMTDSFMTGINGGIVNMTVFNLDNWRRFGQASMDGGSYLAEVYADELVKDKVALTMMDALVIQYAGGPMPNPNFAVNNFTIFASTDVIAIDATAVRLIDELRKGSKLPSIKPACAWIESGAQLGLGQFSETRTELLRVGVEALR; encoded by the coding sequence ATGGCCCAGTCGGATCTGCCTCCCCCGCCCCCGAAATCGAAGGTTTACTACGCGATCGACGGCTCCGCACTTTCAGAAGGAAACCGGGCCAATCCACGCACGGTCCAGCGCATGGTGGACTCTCTCATCTGCAATCTCGCCCAGAAGCCGACGGTAGCGCAGGCCTGGGCAAAGTACGTCACGCCATCCGATGTGGTGGGTATCAAGGTTTCCGCCAGCGGACAGGCGACAAGCGGCACACATCCGGAGGTGGTCGACGCCATCGCTCGTGGACTCATCGAATCCGGCGTACCGGCCCGCAACATCATCGTGTGGGATCGCAATATCGATGACCTGCTGGCGGCGGGATTTCGCAAGGACAATCCACTCTACATCCTCCAGGGCATCGATCCGCAGAACGGCTACGACCAGGACGCACAGGTGAGCGCGCCGGTACTGGGCAAGCTGATCTGGGGAGACAGCCAGTTTGGCAAACGAGACGGCTCGCGCATCTCCGACCGTCTCTCCAACGGCGACCAGCTCAGCAGCCGGAGCTTCTTTGCCAAGGTACTGAGCAAGTCGGTAACGAAAGTGATCAATGTGCCGGCGATGACTGACAGTTTCATGACGGGAATCAATGGCGGGATCGTCAATATGACAGTCTTCAACCTCGATAACTGGCGACGGTTTGGTCAGGCCTCGATGGACGGCGGATCGTATCTCGCGGAGGTTTACGCCGATGAACTGGTAAAGGACAAGGTGGCGCTCACAATGATGGATGCGCTCGTGATCCAGTATGCGGGCGGACCGATGCCGAATCCGAACTTTGCCGTGAACAACTTCACCATCTTTGCCAGCACGGATGTCATCGCAATCGACGCCACGGCAGTGCGACTGATTGACGAACTGCGCAAGGGCAGCAAGCTGCCTTCCATCAAGCCGGCATGCGCCTGGATCGAATCGGGAGCGCAACTGGGGCTGGGTCAGTTCTCCGAGACTCGCACGGAGTTGCTCCGGGTGGGAGTGGAAGCCCTGCGGTGA
- the hemW gene encoding radical SAM family heme chaperone HemW — protein MVEHLYAHIPFCPKVCPYCSFYKEASDRNKTRAYLDAMLREAELWGDRLQPRTIFFGGGTPTALSTSQLDYLISGLRERMDFSRLEEFTIEMNPATVSLEKASRLRELGVNRVSMGVQSWDPGLLETLGRVHSKDQALRSYAILREAGFRNINLDFIFGIPGQTVDQWVDTLRQTIALQPQHISSYCLTYEEDTEYFLRLGRGEFSQDPEVDAALFELTMETLEGAGYAQYEISNYARAGRECRHNLAYWLGADYIGLGPSAFSTFGGERWKNVSDTSDYVARVNAGVTRADFVEPVDAATRQAEVVAFSLRTSRGVDVSLVPEEKTSELAALGYLTRCGDRWLLTRKGRMVADELAGQLIE, from the coding sequence ATGGTCGAACATCTCTACGCGCACATTCCATTCTGTCCGAAGGTGTGCCCGTATTGCAGTTTTTACAAGGAGGCAAGCGATCGGAATAAAACTCGCGCGTACCTCGATGCCATGCTCCGCGAGGCGGAACTCTGGGGCGACCGGCTCCAGCCACGCACGATTTTCTTCGGCGGCGGCACTCCGACCGCCCTTTCCACCTCGCAACTCGACTACCTCATTTCCGGCCTGCGTGAGCGCATGGATTTCTCTCGACTGGAGGAGTTCACCATCGAGATGAATCCCGCCACCGTCTCGCTGGAGAAAGCCTCACGCCTCCGGGAACTGGGCGTCAACCGCGTCAGCATGGGAGTACAGAGCTGGGATCCCGGCCTGCTGGAAACCCTCGGCCGCGTGCACTCAAAAGATCAGGCTCTCCGTAGCTACGCCATTCTGCGTGAGGCAGGCTTCCGAAATATCAACCTCGACTTTATCTTTGGCATCCCCGGCCAGACCGTGGACCAGTGGGTTGATACCTTGCGCCAGACCATTGCACTTCAGCCACAGCATATTTCATCTTATTGCCTTACCTATGAGGAGGATACGGAATATTTTCTCCGTCTGGGCCGTGGGGAGTTCTCCCAGGACCCTGAGGTCGATGCCGCCCTTTTCGAGCTTACGATGGAGACGCTGGAGGGTGCGGGTTATGCACAGTACGAGATTTCCAACTACGCCCGAGCAGGGCGTGAGTGCCGGCACAATCTTGCCTACTGGCTTGGCGCGGACTACATCGGCCTCGGCCCCAGCGCCTTTTCCACCTTCGGAGGGGAGCGCTGGAAAAATGTCAGTGATACTTCGGATTATGTCGCTCGCGTGAATGCCGGGGTCACCCGGGCCGATTTTGTCGAGCCGGTCGATGCCGCCACCCGGCAGGCCGAGGTGGTCGCCTTTTCGCTCCGCACAAGTCGAGGTGTCGATGTGAGCCTCGTCCCCGAGGAAAAAACCAGCGAACTCGCTGCGCTCGGCTATCTCACACGTTGCGGCGATCGCTGGCTGCTCACACGCAAGGGACGCATGGTGGCCGATGAACTCGCTGGCCAGCTGATCGAGTAG
- a CDS encoding tetratricopeptide repeat protein, which produces MSLLALAACGSFAFAQDAVVQKNGVRSEGQILGVAAGKIKIKVGPVETSIALDQAASVTKEAPKSFTEGIAAWDSGNAAQALPLIKSTVDTFRGLPTPWAERASALLGDIYLSLNQVPAAETAFAEFQKAYPGSTSQSDIGLAHLAVEKKDFASAKAKLEPIVAEAQGVALAPEGKGAMYGKAFFLMGVIRESEGDLPEALRDYLSTVTLFYEDQAVVAKARERADILVKEKQVIVP; this is translated from the coding sequence GTGTCTTTACTGGCCCTCGCGGCCTGCGGGTCTTTCGCATTCGCTCAGGATGCCGTTGTACAGAAGAATGGAGTCCGCAGCGAAGGCCAGATTTTAGGCGTCGCCGCCGGTAAGATCAAAATCAAGGTCGGCCCGGTCGAAACCTCCATTGCCCTCGATCAGGCTGCCTCCGTCACCAAGGAGGCTCCCAAGTCCTTCACCGAAGGCATCGCTGCCTGGGATTCAGGCAATGCCGCCCAGGCTCTGCCCCTGATCAAGTCGACAGTCGATACCTTCCGCGGATTGCCTACTCCCTGGGCGGAACGCGCCTCGGCCCTCCTTGGGGATATTTATCTGTCTCTCAACCAGGTGCCAGCCGCTGAGACCGCATTTGCCGAGTTTCAAAAAGCCTATCCTGGCTCAACCTCCCAGTCCGACATCGGCCTCGCGCACCTCGCAGTCGAGAAAAAGGATTTTGCCTCTGCCAAGGCCAAGCTTGAGCCGATTGTCGCCGAGGCCCAGGGCGTCGCGCTTGCCCCCGAGGGCAAAGGGGCCATGTATGGGAAGGCTTTCTTTTTGATGGGAGTGATCCGTGAGTCCGAGGGAGACCTTCCCGAGGCTCTTCGCGATTACCTGAGCACGGTGACCTTGTTCTATGAGGACCAGGC
- a CDS encoding peptidylprolyl isomerase, which produces MLTTLRTHQRKLFLIITVVVIVAFAWLYDPGNMKQFQSSGLVQIYGKTYTQTDIDREVKNFTLARALGQFELLSELGGLSQNEQRAVEDFIFNLLVLQHQAGLLGVEPTPEQIAERIQSLPVFQTDGKFDYQKYARFVQEQLGPRGFTEIQLETVVRDSLRLEKIKSFISAPATVGAAEVDEALRIFQKVDVQVIRFPAIANEASAAIAQEEITEFFNRNKMTSPETRVVKFVEFSLPADAANQTDSGKKVEAMQHLADTAAAFAEKAIGGFDTAAQQAGLTVQTSAAFDKMGRAKEGVAITELPEIAPQAFLLSEKTPVSDVVQAGDKFFVLKLETITPERALTVDEVRPIAEARLKLIKAERLAAENGQKAVAQLREAIAAGKPLPEAALALGLKVDTLTGLEPQKLLEQNIPYEAVKLTLLLQPAQLTNYIPTADGGVALYLQSRAPTDAAAADQASQRVSVENDLLEGKRKLLFLSWLDDAREAAKITPLGRTR; this is translated from the coding sequence ATGTTAACGACTCTCCGCACCCACCAGCGCAAGCTCTTCCTGATCATCACCGTCGTCGTAATCGTGGCCTTCGCATGGCTTTACGACCCGGGCAATATGAAGCAGTTCCAGTCCAGCGGGCTGGTGCAGATTTACGGAAAGACCTACACGCAGACCGATATTGATCGAGAAGTGAAAAATTTCACCCTCGCGCGAGCACTCGGCCAGTTTGAGCTGCTGTCGGAGCTGGGGGGACTTTCCCAGAACGAACAGCGCGCAGTGGAGGATTTCATTTTCAACCTGCTCGTGCTGCAGCATCAGGCAGGCCTCCTGGGCGTGGAACCCACGCCGGAGCAGATCGCAGAGCGCATACAGTCTCTGCCGGTCTTCCAGACGGACGGAAAGTTTGATTACCAGAAATACGCCAGATTTGTGCAGGAGCAGCTCGGGCCGCGCGGTTTCACCGAGATCCAGCTCGAGACGGTGGTGCGCGACAGCCTGCGCCTGGAGAAGATCAAGAGCTTCATCTCCGCCCCCGCCACAGTGGGTGCCGCAGAGGTCGACGAAGCCCTGCGGATCTTCCAGAAGGTGGATGTGCAGGTGATACGCTTCCCGGCCATTGCCAATGAGGCGAGCGCGGCAATCGCGCAGGAGGAAATCACCGAGTTCTTCAATCGCAACAAGATGACCAGCCCGGAGACGCGGGTGGTGAAGTTCGTAGAATTCTCCCTCCCTGCCGACGCGGCGAACCAGACCGACAGCGGGAAGAAGGTCGAGGCCATGCAACACCTCGCCGACACCGCCGCCGCCTTTGCAGAAAAGGCCATAGGCGGTTTTGACACGGCAGCGCAACAGGCGGGACTGACGGTGCAAACCTCGGCGGCATTTGACAAAATGGGACGCGCGAAGGAAGGGGTGGCGATTACGGAGTTGCCCGAGATCGCACCCCAGGCGTTCCTTTTGAGCGAGAAAACACCGGTGAGCGACGTGGTGCAGGCCGGTGACAAATTCTTCGTGCTGAAGCTGGAGACGATCACGCCGGAGCGTGCATTGACGGTTGACGAAGTGCGCCCGATCGCGGAGGCACGGTTGAAACTGATCAAGGCCGAGCGTCTCGCGGCGGAAAACGGCCAGAAAGCCGTGGCTCAGTTGCGCGAGGCCATTGCCGCAGGCAAACCCCTCCCGGAAGCTGCCCTGGCTCTCGGCCTCAAGGTCGACACGCTGACCGGCCTCGAGCCGCAAAAGCTTCTCGAGCAGAACATCCCATACGAGGCGGTGAAGCTGACACTCCTGCTCCAGCCGGCGCAGCTGACGAACTACATCCCGACGGCGGATGGCGGAGTGGCCCTGTATCTCCAATCCCGCGCACCGACCGATGCCGCTGCCGCAGATCAAGCCAGTCAGCGAGTCTCTGTGGAAAACGATCTGCTCGAGGGCAAGCGCAAGCTGCTCTTCCTGAGCTGGCTGGATGACGCCCGCGAGGCAGCCAAGATCACACCTCTCGGCCGCACCCGCTAA
- a CDS encoding phytoene/squalene synthase family protein, with product MPEIDWRLLREVSRSFYLTLRLLPPRVRPTIALAYLLARLSDTKADGATSDSERELLAREDELRAALKASEDREEIASVWATIQEGQDFDGSRFPPGAPPLSAAELDRYTYLVAGCVGEFWTRVCTKHLPHFASLPHEEMLEAGVQFGKGLQYVNVLRDRAADSSLGRVYLRPESISHALAVARGHLLGAEKYVKALRIRRLRMACALPLLLGRETLELIEKNPGAPRVKVARSRVWLLLARSVIY from the coding sequence ATGCCTGAGATCGACTGGCGCCTGCTCCGCGAGGTCTCGCGATCGTTTTATCTTACCCTGCGCCTGCTGCCTCCCCGCGTACGCCCCACGATCGCACTGGCCTATCTGCTCGCCCGGCTCTCGGACACCAAGGCAGATGGAGCGACCTCCGATTCCGAGAGAGAACTGCTCGCGAGAGAGGACGAGCTTCGCGCGGCATTGAAGGCCAGCGAGGACCGTGAGGAAATCGCCTCGGTCTGGGCGACCATCCAGGAAGGGCAGGACTTTGACGGCTCCCGCTTCCCCCCCGGCGCGCCCCCGCTCAGCGCCGCGGAACTCGATCGCTACACCTATCTCGTGGCGGGCTGCGTGGGAGAATTCTGGACCCGCGTTTGCACGAAACATCTGCCGCACTTTGCCAGTCTGCCGCACGAGGAAATGCTGGAGGCGGGGGTGCAATTTGGCAAAGGGCTGCAATACGTGAACGTGCTGCGCGACCGCGCGGCGGATTCGTCTCTCGGGCGGGTTTATCTCCGCCCAGAATCCATCAGTCATGCGCTGGCGGTGGCACGGGGGCACTTGCTCGGCGCGGAGAAATACGTGAAGGCGCTACGGATTCGCCGCCTGCGCATGGCATGCGCGCTGCCGCTGCTGCTCGGGCGCGAGACGCTCGAATTGATCGAGAAGAATCCCGGCGCCCCGCGCGTGAAAGTCGCCCGCAGCCGGGTCTGGCTCCTGCTGGCGAGGAGCGTGATTTACTAA
- a CDS encoding tetratricopeptide repeat protein, with amino-acid sequence MTPDPAAVELFEDATGDIALGDLDAAIEKYRNCVEMDATYFDAWHALGMALMKSGRYPEAIEAGLKAVDLNPNDQLAWSSLSLFYVRNHQIKEAESAGVKARILSWGGKIRKDDVPLPQQQQQEQ; translated from the coding sequence ATGACCCCAGACCCTGCGGCGGTCGAGTTGTTTGAGGATGCGACGGGCGATATCGCCCTGGGGGACCTCGACGCCGCAATCGAGAAATACCGGAACTGCGTCGAGATGGATGCCACGTACTTCGACGCGTGGCACGCTCTCGGCATGGCTCTGATGAAGTCCGGCCGGTATCCCGAGGCGATCGAGGCCGGACTGAAGGCGGTCGATTTGAATCCCAACGATCAGCTCGCCTGGTCGAGCCTGTCGCTCTTTTACGTCCGCAACCACCAGATCAAGGAAGCGGAGTCGGCGGGCGTGAAGGCGCGCATTCTCTCGTGGGGCGGGAAGATTCGCAAAGACGATGTCCCACTACCGCAGCAGCAGCAGCAGGAACAGTAA